The Leucobacter viscericola sequence CAGATACTTGAGTGGGTTCTTGAGGTGCGGGGTGTAGTAGTCGTTTGAGCCGTGCACAAATACGACCGGCGAGACCTCGGTGAGGGGCTGTAGTGCGTGCAGCAGTGCAGCCCGGGCTTCCAGGTGCCCCATGAGGTCGCCGGTCAACACAACCAGATCTGGTCGCAATCCAGCTAGAGAACGGACCCAGTTGATCTTGTTGGTTTGCCACGGAGCGAGGTGCAGGTCGGAGAGCTGCAGGATGCGAAGCGGCGCGGTGCCCTCGCTGAGTAGCGGCAGCGTGTGTCGACGGATGGTGAAGAGTCGACGTTCGATGAGTGTTGACCAGAGGGCAACGCCGACGGCGGCCGTCCCGAGGGCGGCCGCCGTGCGGCGTGAAGCGCTTGTCATTTTGTTACTTCTTTGAGCAGGCGAGGCTGAGCGTGATTTGCTTGTCAGATCGCACTTCAGTGCCGCTCGCAGGATCGACCGAAACGACCTTGTCCTTGGAGGGGTTCACTCTTCCGCCAGCTTGGCAGCTGAAGTCGACGTTTGAGAATCCTGCGCCGCTGAGTGTCGACTTCGCGCTATTGCCAGTGGCTCCGACGAGACCGTCTGGAATTGGTGAGGCCTGACCATTGCTCCGAAGAATGGCGATGTTGGACCCTCGGGGAACCGAGGCGCCGGCGCCGGGATCCGTGTTGGCGACCATTCCCTGAGCGACGGAAGAATCAACCTCGCCGCCATCTACCACGTTGAAGCCCACCTGGGTAAGCATGTTTGAGGCTTCTTCGTAGGACTTGCCCTTCACATCTGGAATGGTATCCATCGTCACCTGCGTAGCGCTGGCTGAAGGCTCGGGGAATGCGTCGCCCTGGTACTTCAGGTCTGCCACATTCATGACTGCAGGCCAAATCGTTTGGTCTGCAGTCTGGAAAGAGTAGCCGAAGGTCGACCTGCGGCCACAGTTGGTGCCGTCGGGGGCGCACACCGGTCCGGCATTTCCCACCCAGGTGGCTGTTGCGACCTTGCTGCTTGCGCCCACCGACCAGTTGTCGACAGCGTCGTCAGTGGTGCCAGTCTTGCCGAGGTGTGGGATGCCATGGGCTGAACGCGCATAACTCATAAGGCTGTTGCCGTTGTTAATGTAATCCTGCAGTGCGTAAGCTACGCCTGCCGCAACCTCGGGACTGACGCCTTCGGTGCACTTACTCCCGGTGAACGCAACGGGATTGCCATCGCTATCTTCGATCTTGTCGATTGGCATGGGCGTGCAAACCGTGCCGTCACCGGCAAACGCCGCATATGCAGAAGCCATGGTGATGGGAGCAATCTCGTCGACACCGCCAAAGACTCCGGAAGGCACACGAGTGAGCTTAGTGGTCCCAAAGTTGTCAAAAGTGGCCATATCTGGATTTTCCAGTTTCGCTGCACGATGAATGCCAAGCTTTTCCGCAAGCTTGTAAGTGTCACAGAGATCCATCTTCTGCTGCATCGATATCAAGCCACCGTTAACCGAGTTTCGTATGGCGATCAAAGCGGGCTGATTGCCCCGTGTGCCGAGGTTATCGTTCGTGAAGGACCAAGATCCGTAACCGTAGACTCCATCGGGTGCACACGAGTCTTTGAAGCTCTGCAGCTGCACGGTCCTACCATCCATCTGTACGATGTCGCGCACGGAGTGGCCAGTGCGGATCCACTCCGCGAGTGTGATCGGCTTAAAGGTAGAACCAACCTGGAAGCCACTCGAACCGCCGTCTTCGTAGTCGGTGTTGTAGTTGATCGTTGTGTAATCGGGGTGGTCTTTCAAGAAGCTTTCAGCGTTATTGAACGGCTTATTCTGTGTCATCGTGAGCACACGCCCCGTTCCAACCTGGACACTTGAGGTTGCGGATCCCACGTCGATCCCGTCTGCTAGTGCAGGAACGGTCTCATTTGTCGCCTGTTTAGCAGCCCACTGCATGTCGAGATCAATCGTGGTGTAGATCTTGTACCCGCCACGACTGAAGTTAAATGCAGCCTCCTCGGGAGTCTCGCCAAACTTCTTATCCTTCTTGATGGTGCGAATGACATAGTCACAGAACGCTCCGAGGCCGTGGTTTTGCTCAGCAATGTTGCAACCAGCGATGCGTTCATGAATGTTGGGCGTAACAGGCGTTGCGATCGCCTCGTCGTGCTGAGCCTGCGTGATCTTGCCGGTGCGCAGCATGCTGTTTAGAATCTTGTCACGACGTTCTTTATTCGCAGGAATGTTCTTTGGAATATCGATCTGCAGCTTGGCCGGGTTGTTAACCGTGGCAACGAGGCTCGCGGCCTCTGGCAGGGTGAGATCCTTCGCGGTCTTTCCAAAGTAGTAATTTGCGGCGGACTCGATGCCGTATACCTTACGACCGAAGAGCGCGATGTTGAGGTAGCCGAGCAGAATCTCGTCCTTCGAGTACTTCTTCTCGATGCTGATCGCATACTTCATTTCCTGGAGCTTGCGCTCAATGCTGTCTTTCATCGCAGCCTTGTACTCCGCGTCGCTCTCCTTCTTATCCGGAATCGCGAGCGCCTCCTGGATGCGCACGTTACGCACGTACTGCATGGTGACCGTCGATGCACCCGAGTACCCCGACCCCGCAGCGTTCTGCAGTACGGCACGCCCTGAGGCCAACACGTCGACGCCGCCGTGGGTGTAGAACCTGGGGTCCTCCTCCGCAACGGTCGCGTCCTTGGCGTACTGCGAGATGTCTTCCCACTTGACCGTCTTGCGATCCTGGTCGTAGAACGTTGCAAGCTCAACGTCCGAACCGTCAGCTGCTTTTGCGTAGAGCGTCGAAGGCTCTGCCAGCTGTCCCGGGTTGAGGTGGTTCGGCAGCTTCTCGAAGATATCGACGGCGGTTGTTGCCGCCATGCCGCTTAGAGCCACGACTGGCGTGACTGCAGCGGTCACGAGAACGCCTGCGATCAGGCACATTGCGACGGCTCCGATGATGCCACCGAGGGCGCTGCCAGCTGAGCGAGGCTTCACCGTCCGGGCGCGCGAAGACTTAGATGTCCGAGGGGTCATAGAATCTAGGGTAAGCGAAGCTTGCTGACAATTCAGCTAGGCGGAGAAATCAACTGGTTCTATCCAGGTTTCTTTGCGCTTGTTTGTTCGTCTACCGGAGAGGATCCGCACGTGAGTGAATCCGCAGAAGTGCAACGCTGGGAGTACTTCGTAACACCATTGCTCCTGCACAATGAAGCGCAGATCCTCAATAACTGGGGTGCGCAGGGCTGGGAGCTCGTGCAGATTATCGAAGGACCAGCTGGCGGAAACGTCGCGTATCTAAAGAGGAAGGCCTGATATGTCAGTCATTGAAGAGCGTTTGAGTGAACTCGGTTTTGAGATTCCCGAGGTCGCTGCGGCCGTCGCAGCTTATGTGCCGGCGATCCGTGACGGCAACTACGTCCTGACCGCGGGACAGCTGCCCTTCGTCGATGGCAAGTTGCCGGTCACTGGCAAGGTAGGTGAGGGCGAAGGGCTCGTCTCTCCCGAAAAAGCTGAAGAGCTTGCGCGGCTGTGCGCGCTGAACGGTCTGGCTGCCG is a genomic window containing:
- a CDS encoding RidA family protein yields the protein MSVIEERLSELGFEIPEVAAAVAAYVPAIRDGNYVLTAGQLPFVDGKLPVTGKVGEGEGLVSPEKAEELARLCALNGLAAARGVLGSLDKITQVVKVTAFVASDPSFTGQPAVANGASVFLGRVFGDTGIHVRSAVGVSVLPLDAPVEIEFVFKVAD
- a CDS encoding transglycosylase domain-containing protein codes for the protein MTPRTSKSSRARTVKPRSAGSALGGIIGAVAMCLIAGVLVTAAVTPVVALSGMAATTAVDIFEKLPNHLNPGQLAEPSTLYAKAADGSDVELATFYDQDRKTVKWEDISQYAKDATVAEEDPRFYTHGGVDVLASGRAVLQNAAGSGYSGASTVTMQYVRNVRIQEALAIPDKKESDAEYKAAMKDSIERKLQEMKYAISIEKKYSKDEILLGYLNIALFGRKVYGIESAANYYFGKTAKDLTLPEAASLVATVNNPAKLQIDIPKNIPANKERRDKILNSMLRTGKITQAQHDEAIATPVTPNIHERIAGCNIAEQNHGLGAFCDYVIRTIKKDKKFGETPEEAAFNFSRGGYKIYTTIDLDMQWAAKQATNETVPALADGIDVGSATSSVQVGTGRVLTMTQNKPFNNAESFLKDHPDYTTINYNTDYEDGGSSGFQVGSTFKPITLAEWIRTGHSVRDIVQMDGRTVQLQSFKDSCAPDGVYGYGSWSFTNDNLGTRGNQPALIAIRNSVNGGLISMQQKMDLCDTYKLAEKLGIHRAAKLENPDMATFDNFGTTKLTRVPSGVFGGVDEIAPITMASAYAAFAGDGTVCTPMPIDKIEDSDGNPVAFTGSKCTEGVSPEVAAGVAYALQDYINNGNSLMSYARSAHGIPHLGKTGTTDDAVDNWSVGASSKVATATWVGNAGPVCAPDGTNCGRRSTFGYSFQTADQTIWPAVMNVADLKYQGDAFPEPSASATQVTMDTIPDVKGKSYEEASNMLTQVGFNVVDGGEVDSSVAQGMVANTDPGAGASVPRGSNIAILRSNGQASPIPDGLVGATGNSAKSTLSGAGFSNVDFSCQAGGRVNPSKDKVVSVDPASGTEVRSDKQITLSLACSKK
- a CDS encoding DUF4177 domain-containing protein; translation: MSESAEVQRWEYFVTPLLLHNEAQILNNWGAQGWELVQIIEGPAGGNVAYLKRKA